The Chloroflexota bacterium genome window below encodes:
- the rplE gene encoding 50S ribosomal protein L5, which translates to MARLKDVYLKTVAPALFKDFGFKSPMQVPRITKIVINIGLGEALQNPKAVEAAIGDLTMIAGQKPVVTRAKKSLAAFKLRQGMPIGAMVTLRNDRMYDFYDRLVNLALPRIRDFQGLSRKSFDGRGNYSIGIREQIIFPEIEYDKVDKIRGLEVAIVTTAPNDEQGFALLKALGMPFRD; encoded by the coding sequence ATGGCACGTCTTAAGGATGTCTATTTGAAGACCGTGGCTCCTGCATTGTTCAAGGACTTTGGCTTTAAGTCCCCTATGCAAGTGCCTCGGATTACCAAGATCGTCATCAACATTGGCTTAGGTGAAGCGTTGCAAAACCCCAAAGCGGTGGAAGCAGCTATTGGCGACTTGACCATGATTGCAGGTCAAAAGCCGGTTGTGACCCGCGCTAAGAAATCGTTGGCAGCCTTCAAACTCCGCCAAGGCATGCCGATCGGCGCAATGGTAACCCTGCGCAACGACCGGATGTACGATTTCTATGATCGTCTGGTCAACTTGGCGTTACCCCGTATCCGCGACTTCCAAGGCTTAAGCCGCAAATCGTTCGATGGTCGCGGAAACTACAGTATCGGTATTCGGGAACAAATCATCTTCCCTGAAATCGAATACGATAAAGTCGATAAAATCCGTGGTCTTGAGGTGGCGATTGTTACCACCGCTCCAAACGACGAACAAGGCTTTGCTTTGTTGAAGGCGTTGGGGATGCCGTTTCGTGACTAG
- a CDS encoding type Z 30S ribosomal protein S14 has product MAKKSMIVKANRAPKFSTQGYNRCKRCGRPRAYMRKFGICRICFRELASQGLIPGVTKSSW; this is encoded by the coding sequence ATGGCTAAGAAATCAATGATCGTCAAGGCGAATCGCGCACCAAAATTTTCAACGCAGGGATACAATCGCTGCAAGCGCTGTGGTCGGCCTCGGGCGTACATGCGAAAATTTGGTATCTGCCGGATCTGCTTCCGCGAGTTGGCATCACAGGGGCTGATTCCCGGTGTAACAAAATCAAGCTGGTAG
- the rpsH gene encoding 30S ribosomal protein S8 yields the protein MSVNDPIADLLTRIRNAGMARHQTVTIPLSKIKRGIAEILQAEGYIKSFEVQEGTPFSNLVLTLKYAADRKPVITGLKRVSRPGLRVYTKRNEIPRVRNGLGLSILSTPKGLMTGDAAWKAGVGGEIVCYIW from the coding sequence GTGAGCGTTAATGATCCAATTGCCGACCTGCTGACACGCATCCGCAACGCGGGTATGGCGCGTCACCAAACGGTGACGATTCCATTGTCGAAAATCAAGCGCGGTATTGCTGAAATTTTGCAAGCCGAAGGCTATATCAAGAGCTTTGAAGTTCAAGAAGGCACACCATTCTCAAACTTGGTGTTGACCTTGAAATATGCTGCTGACCGCAAGCCAGTTATTACCGGCTTGAAGCGGGTTAGCCGCCCAGGTTTGCGGGTCTACACCAAGCGCAACGAGATTCCTCGGGTGCGTAACGGTTTGGGCTTGAGCATCCTTTCAACTCCTAAGGGGTTGATGACCGGCGATGCCGCTTGGAAAGCAGGCGTTGGCGGCGAAATTGTTTGTTACATTTGGTAA
- the rplF gene encoding 50S ribosomal protein L6 — protein MSRIGRKPIEVPAGVTVNVDSNNLVTVKGPKGTLSESIRPEVTVNINGATVEITRVNDSRQARAFHGLSRTLVANMVDGVTKGFEKTLEMNGTGYRATLDGKTLVLSLGFSHPVRVEPYEGNSFEVAERRVVIKGPNKQKVGDQAANIRKLRPPEPYLGKGIKYSDEVIRRKAGKAGKK, from the coding sequence ATGTCACGTATCGGTCGTAAACCGATTGAAGTTCCAGCTGGCGTAACTGTGAACGTTGACAGTAATAATCTGGTCACGGTCAAAGGCCCCAAAGGAACCTTGAGCGAATCAATTCGGCCTGAAGTTACGGTTAATATCAATGGCGCAACGGTAGAAATTACCCGCGTCAACGATAGCCGTCAGGCTCGCGCTTTTCACGGTCTCTCACGGACGCTGGTCGCCAATATGGTCGATGGCGTAACCAAGGGCTTTGAAAAAACGCTCGAAATGAATGGTACAGGCTATCGCGCTACGCTTGATGGCAAAACCTTGGTGCTTTCACTTGGCTTCTCGCACCCAGTGCGGGTTGAGCCATACGAAGGCAACAGCTTTGAAGTAGCCGAGCGTCGGGTTGTGATCAAAGGTCCCAACAAGCAAAAAGTTGGCGACCAAGCAGCCAATATTCGTAAGCTGCGTCCACCCGAACCCTACTTGGGCAAAGGCATCAAGTACAGCGACGAAGTGATCCGCCGCAAGGCCGGTAAAGCTGGTAAGAAGTAG
- the rplR gene encoding 50S ribosomal protein L18 gives MSKFTSRELRARRHRRLRGQLSGTPERPRLNVFRSGLNIYAQVIDDLAGHTLVSASTIDTELRGSLGEQRKLEQAHSVGKAVAERARAAGITKVVFDRGGYKYHGRVKAVADGAREGGLEF, from the coding sequence ATGTCGAAATTTACATCCCGCGAATTGCGGGCCCGACGGCATCGTCGGCTTCGTGGTCAACTCAGTGGTACGCCCGAGCGCCCACGCTTGAATGTGTTTCGCTCAGGCCTGAATATCTATGCCCAAGTGATCGATGATCTCGCTGGTCATACGCTTGTTTCCGCGTCAACGATCGATACCGAATTACGCGGCAGCCTTGGTGAGCAACGCAAACTCGAACAAGCACATTCAGTTGGCAAGGCCGTTGCAGAACGCGCTCGCGCCGCTGGGATTACCAAAGTGGTGTTCGATCGCGGTGGCTACAAATATCACGGTCGTGTGAAAGCTGTTGCCGACGGGGCACGCGAAGGCGGACTTGAATTCTAA
- the rpsE gene encoding 30S ribosomal protein S5, translated as MDERVVQINRVAKVVKGGRRFNFSTVVVVGDGNGNVGLGMGKASEVPEAIRKGAESAKRNMIAVSVIGTTIPHEIVSTYKASKVLLKPASAGTGVIAGGGVRAVLEAAGIKDVLTKSLGSNNSVNVVRATLKALSELRTPQEEGRRRGRAASSFRLSGQSRAVISGTEE; from the coding sequence ATGGACGAACGGGTTGTCCAAATCAACCGCGTCGCGAAAGTGGTCAAGGGTGGCCGCCGCTTCAACTTTAGCACCGTCGTAGTCGTTGGCGATGGCAACGGCAATGTCGGGCTAGGGATGGGCAAGGCTTCTGAAGTACCTGAGGCGATCCGCAAGGGCGCTGAATCAGCCAAACGCAATATGATCGCGGTTTCCGTTATCGGAACCACCATTCCACATGAAATTGTGTCAACCTATAAAGCATCAAAAGTGTTGCTCAAGCCAGCCTCAGCTGGTACTGGCGTTATCGCTGGTGGTGGCGTGCGGGCCGTGCTTGAAGCCGCTGGCATCAAGGACGTTCTGACCAAATCATTGGGCAGCAACAACTCAGTCAATGTAGTGCGAGCTACCTTGAAGGCACTTTCTGAATTGCGCACTCCGCAAGAAGAAGGCCGTCGCCGTGGTCGCGCTGCATCGTCATTCCGCCTGAGCGGCCAAAGCCGCGCCGTTATCAGCGGTACGGAGGAGTAA
- the rpmD gene encoding 50S ribosomal protein L30, with protein MTLRITYKKSSIGYSQAQKDTVRSLGLRKLNQVVELPDTPVVRGMIFKIKHLVTVEEVTATEAK; from the coding sequence ATGACTTTGCGTATTACTTATAAAAAGAGTTCAATCGGCTATAGCCAAGCGCAAAAAGATACCGTGCGCTCACTCGGCTTGCGCAAATTGAACCAAGTGGTCGAACTTCCAGATACTCCGGTTGTCCGTGGGATGATCTTCAAGATCAAGCACTTGGTAACTGTCGAGGAAGTGACTGCGACGGAGGCCAAGTAA
- the rplO gene encoding 50S ribosomal protein L15, whose product MKLHDLKPAPGSTRKSKRVGRGHGSGKGKTSGKGMMGQKARSGPNPYPHFEGGQNPLVRRMPYKRGFTNRFRVEYTVVNVGDLIEWNNGDVTPEALREVGLIKNLKQPIKVLGDGDLNVALKVRVHKVSASARQKIEAAGGSVELIDAAA is encoded by the coding sequence ATGAAATTGCATGATCTGAAGCCAGCACCAGGCTCAACTCGCAAAAGCAAGCGCGTTGGTCGTGGTCATGGTTCGGGCAAAGGTAAGACCTCTGGTAAAGGTATGATGGGTCAAAAGGCTCGTTCAGGGCCAAACCCCTACCCACACTTTGAAGGTGGTCAAAATCCTTTGGTCCGCCGGATGCCCTACAAGCGTGGCTTTACCAACCGTTTCCGGGTTGAATATACCGTCGTCAATGTCGGTGATTTGATCGAATGGAACAATGGCGATGTAACGCCAGAAGCACTGCGCGAAGTCGGCTTGATCAAAAACCTCAAGCAACCGATCAAAGTCCTCGGCGATGGCGACCTGAACGTAGCCCTCAAGGTGCGTGTCCACAAGGTTAGCGCCAGCGCTCGCCAAAAAATTGAGGCTGCGGGCGGTTCAGTTGAACTGATTGACGCTGCCGCCTAA
- the secY gene encoding preprotein translocase subunit SecY, with product MLQAVVNALKIAEVRKKILFTMMMLVIFRFIAAIPVPGVDTAELDRLFNGQLPLSDLANFLNLLSGGALRQFSVAAMGVYPYITAQIIMQLLIPLIPALEQLSKEGEQGRNRIQRYQYFLTVPLAYLQGYGQIKSLINSGINLFGTLNFSITENFFQTFSILTIMVAGSMFLVWMGELIDERGIGNGLSMIIFGGIVTALPSMVYQAITTSSSGNNVIGGILLLIVTLATVVGIVLITEGQRRIPVQYAKRVRGNKVYGGQSSHLPLKVNMAGMIPLIFAQSILIFPSTVASYFWNPNGSGFFNGVANFFVNSFGPNGLAFTLAMFVLVLLFTYFYALVMFNQQNLPEMLQRNGGFIPGIRPGRNTEVYLTKVLNRITLIGAVGLAVVAALPYFVQQITGLQIGFSSTGLLIVVGVAVDTMRQLEAQMMMRNYEGFISR from the coding sequence ATGCTTCAAGCTGTGGTCAACGCGCTTAAAATCGCCGAAGTGCGTAAGAAAATTTTGTTCACCATGATGATGCTGGTGATCTTCCGCTTTATCGCGGCTATCCCAGTGCCAGGGGTCGATACAGCCGAACTCGATCGGTTGTTTAATGGTCAGTTGCCGTTGAGCGATTTGGCTAACTTCCTCAACTTGCTCTCGGGTGGGGCGTTGCGGCAGTTCTCGGTCGCAGCCATGGGGGTCTATCCCTACATCACGGCTCAAATTATTATGCAGTTGCTGATTCCGTTGATCCCAGCGCTGGAGCAATTGAGCAAAGAGGGTGAGCAGGGCCGCAATCGTATTCAGCGCTATCAGTATTTCCTCACTGTGCCCTTGGCCTATCTCCAAGGCTATGGCCAAATTAAATCCTTGATCAACAGCGGGATTAATTTGTTCGGTACGTTGAATTTCAGTATCACCGAAAACTTCTTCCAAACCTTCTCGATCTTGACGATTATGGTTGCTGGCTCGATGTTCTTGGTTTGGATGGGTGAGTTAATCGACGAACGTGGGATTGGTAATGGTCTCTCGATGATTATCTTCGGCGGGATTGTTACGGCGCTGCCAAGTATGGTCTATCAAGCTATCACCACCTCAAGCTCAGGCAATAACGTAATCGGCGGGATTTTGCTGCTGATCGTAACCTTGGCCACTGTGGTTGGGATTGTGTTGATCACCGAAGGCCAACGCCGCATTCCAGTTCAATATGCCAAGCGCGTGCGCGGCAACAAGGTCTATGGCGGTCAATCAAGCCACTTGCCATTAAAGGTCAATATGGCTGGGATGATTCCCTTGATCTTCGCCCAAAGCATTTTGATTTTCCCCAGCACCGTTGCTTCCTACTTCTGGAATCCCAATGGTTCGGGCTTCTTCAATGGCGTTGCCAACTTCTTCGTCAATAGCTTTGGCCCGAATGGCTTGGCCTTTACCTTGGCGATGTTTGTGTTGGTCTTGCTCTTCACCTACTTCTATGCCTTGGTGATGTTCAACCAACAAAACTTGCCTGAAATGTTGCAACGCAACGGCGGCTTTATTCCAGGCATTCGCCCAGGTCGCAACACCGAAGTTTATCTGACCAAAGTCTTGAACCGCATCACCTTGATTGGCGCGGTTGGCTTGGCGGTGGTTGCAGCCTTGCCCTATTTTGTGCAACAAATTACCGGCTTGCAAATTGGCTTTAGCAGCACCGGTTTGTTGATTGTGGTTGGTGTGGCGGTCGATACCATGCGCCAACTCGAAGCCCAAATGATGATGCGCAATTATGAAGGCTTCATCTCGCGCTAA
- a CDS encoding adenylate kinase: protein MNIILLGSPGAGKGTQATELEAATGMKHIASGDMFRAAVREGTPLGKLAQSYLDKGELVPDDVVIGMVLERVRQPDCENGVIFDGFPRTPQQAEALQAALAEHNDAINAVLLLHVDKDVLIQRVIGRWTCRKCQAVYNTYFRAPKVEGVCDLCEGDLYQRSDDNLETINHRLDVYEAQTSPLIAHYRTQGILHEIDGLGDIDDITARMVQAIESAKPC from the coding sequence ATGAACATCATTTTGCTTGGTTCGCCTGGAGCGGGCAAAGGAACCCAGGCAACTGAGTTGGAAGCAGCAACCGGCATGAAGCATATTGCTAGCGGCGATATGTTTCGGGCGGCTGTGCGTGAAGGCACACCACTGGGCAAACTCGCCCAATCGTATCTCGATAAAGGCGAGCTTGTGCCCGATGATGTTGTGATTGGCATGGTTTTGGAACGGGTACGCCAACCCGATTGTGAAAATGGGGTGATTTTCGATGGGTTTCCACGAACGCCTCAGCAAGCCGAAGCCCTGCAAGCAGCCCTAGCTGAACATAACGATGCGATCAACGCAGTGTTGTTGCTGCATGTCGATAAAGATGTGCTGATTCAACGAGTGATTGGGCGCTGGACTTGCAGAAAATGTCAAGCTGTATATAATACATACTTCCGAGCACCAAAAGTCGAGGGTGTTTGTGATCTCTGCGAAGGCGATTTGTACCAACGCAGCGATGATAACCTTGAGACGATCAACCATCGACTTGATGTTTACGAAGCCCAAACATCGCCATTAATTGCCCATTATCGCACGCAAGGAATCTTGCATGAAATTGATGGCCTCGGCGATATCGACGATATTACTGCACGCATGGTTCAAGCAATTGAATCGGCAAAGCCGTGCTAA
- the infA gene encoding translation initiation factor IF-1, which produces MAKKKDVIEVEGVITEPLPNAMFKVALDNGLEVLAHVSGRIRMNYIRILKGDRVLVELSPYDPTRGRITYRYR; this is translated from the coding sequence ATGGCCAAGAAGAAGGATGTCATTGAGGTCGAGGGCGTTATTACTGAGCCACTGCCAAACGCGATGTTTAAAGTAGCGTTGGATAACGGGCTGGAAGTATTAGCACATGTCTCTGGCCGGATTCGGATGAATTATATTCGGATTCTCAAAGGCGATCGCGTGCTAGTCGAACTCTCGCCCTATGATCCGACTCGTGGCCGTATTACTTATCGGTACAGATAA
- the rpmJ gene encoding 50S ribosomal protein L36, whose product MKVQPSVKPRCEYCRVIRRKGVVRIICSRTPKHKQRQG is encoded by the coding sequence ATGAAAGTTCAACCATCAGTTAAACCACGCTGTGAATATTGCCGGGTCATTCGTCGTAAGGGCGTTGTCCGCATCATTTGCAGCCGCACCCCGAAGCATAAGCAACGGCAAGGCTAA
- the rpsM gene encoding 30S ribosomal protein S13 — protein sequence MARISGVDIPRNKRVEISLTYIYGIGRTTSTEILARTNINPNVRVKDLTEDEVIRLREIIDQDYTVEGDLRRAVQLNIKRLMDIGCYRGIRHRKGLPLRGQRTKTNARTRRGKKGAAIGGKKKATKK from the coding sequence ATGGCACGTATTTCAGGGGTTGATATTCCCCGCAACAAACGGGTGGAAATTTCCCTTACCTACATCTACGGGATTGGTCGCACCACCAGCACTGAAATTCTGGCTCGCACCAATATCAATCCAAATGTTCGGGTCAAAGATTTGACCGAAGACGAAGTGATTCGTTTGCGCGAAATCATCGACCAAGATTACACCGTTGAAGGCGATTTGCGTCGGGCTGTTCAATTGAACATCAAGCGTTTGATGGATATTGGCTGCTACCGTGGGATTCGTCACCGCAAAGGCTTGCCATTGCGCGGTCAACGCACCAAAACCAACGCCCGTACCCGCCGTGGTAAAAAAGGCGCAGCAATCGGTGGCAAGAAGAAAGCTACCAAGAAGTAA
- the rpsK gene encoding 30S ribosomal protein S11 — MAKQAKAGAARRPQRGRRRERKNVPRGQAHVQATFNNTIVTITDPAGNVVCWSSAGASGFKGSRKSTPYAAQVTAEQAARKAMDNGMRVVEVYVKGPGAGRESAVRALQATGLSVIAITDVTPIPHNGCRPPKRRRV; from the coding sequence ATGGCGAAACAAGCAAAAGCGGGAGCAGCTCGCCGCCCTCAACGCGGTCGTCGCCGTGAGCGTAAAAATGTGCCGCGTGGCCAAGCTCACGTGCAAGCAACCTTTAATAACACGATCGTTACGATCACCGACCCAGCTGGCAACGTGGTTTGCTGGAGCAGCGCTGGCGCAAGTGGCTTCAAAGGCTCGCGCAAAAGCACTCCTTATGCAGCCCAAGTAACTGCTGAACAAGCAGCACGCAAAGCCATGGATAACGGCATGCGCGTCGTCGAAGTGTATGTAAAAGGCCCAGGCGCTGGCCGTGAATCAGCGGTGCGGGCACTGCAAGCTACTGGCTTGTCGGTTATTGCAATCACCGATGTTACGCCAATCCCACACAATGGTTGTCGCCCACCAAAGCGCCGCCGCGTGTAA
- the rpsD gene encoding 30S ribosomal protein S4 — protein MARYTGPVCKLARREGVDLMLKSGNSGRKVLERRGSQPPGQHGASVRRRQLSDYGVQLREKQKVRRIYGVLERQFRRYYGIATRTTGQTGAVLLQILERRLDNVVFRLGYAVTRAQARQLVNHGHITVNGRKTDIPSALVEVGDVIGVRAESRKRDYFKDLEETKQLNRVSPPSWLSLDAGKMEGVVQTFPSREELDMSINEQLIVEFYSR, from the coding sequence ATGGCTCGATATACTGGTCCAGTATGTAAATTGGCACGCCGCGAAGGCGTTGACCTAATGCTCAAGAGCGGTAACAGTGGCCGCAAGGTGCTTGAGCGCCGTGGGAGCCAGCCCCCTGGCCAACATGGGGCTTCAGTCCGACGACGACAATTGTCTGATTATGGTGTTCAGTTGCGCGAGAAGCAAAAAGTTCGCCGGATCTATGGTGTTTTGGAACGCCAGTTCCGCCGCTATTATGGCATTGCGACCCGTACTACCGGCCAAACCGGTGCTGTGCTCTTGCAAATCTTGGAACGTCGCCTCGATAATGTGGTGTTCCGCTTAGGCTATGCAGTAACTCGCGCCCAAGCTCGCCAGTTGGTCAACCACGGTCATATTACCGTGAATGGCCGCAAAACCGATATTCCTTCAGCCTTGGTTGAAGTTGGCGATGTAATTGGCGTGCGAGCCGAAAGCCGCAAACGCGATTATTTCAAAGATCTCGAAGAAACCAAACAACTCAACCGCGTGTCACCACCAAGCTGGTTGTCACTTGACGCTGGCAAGATGGAAGGGGTTGTACAAACCTTCCCATCACGCGAAGAGTTGGATATGTCGATTAACGAGCAGTTGATTGTTGAATTCTACAGCCGCTAA
- a CDS encoding DNA-directed RNA polymerase subunit alpha, whose protein sequence is MLDIAMPKLECVAAAENYGRFKIEPLDPGYGHTLGNALRRVLLSSIPGAAVIKIKIDGIFHEFSPIQGVREDATEIVLNVKGIRLRSYAERPVKMILSKTGPGVVRASDIECPSNVEIVNPDHYIATLDSSDARLDMELTVERHRGYLPAENRDPVPIGEIPVDAIFTPVHKVNYVVEHTRIGGMTDFDRLLLEIWTDGTVKPGDALSYAAQVLVQYSSIIADFNRFDDEQEQVGDANGLVIPSEIYDMPIEDLDLSTRTYNCLKRADITKVGQVLEMDEKQLLAVRNLGQKSMDEIREKLIERNLLPTLPFNSAILNTNVAARLNDGSAE, encoded by the coding sequence GTGCTAGACATTGCAATGCCCAAACTCGAATGTGTCGCAGCGGCGGAGAACTATGGGCGGTTCAAAATTGAGCCTCTGGATCCCGGGTACGGGCACACATTAGGGAACGCGCTGCGACGGGTGTTGTTGTCGTCCATCCCTGGGGCAGCGGTCATCAAGATTAAAATTGATGGGATTTTCCACGAGTTTTCGCCAATTCAAGGCGTGCGTGAAGATGCTACCGAGATTGTGTTAAATGTGAAAGGCATTCGTTTGCGCTCCTACGCCGAACGCCCAGTCAAGATGATTTTATCCAAGACTGGCCCAGGCGTGGTGCGGGCAAGCGATATTGAATGCCCTTCAAATGTGGAGATCGTTAACCCCGATCACTACATCGCAACCCTCGATAGCTCCGATGCTCGCTTGGATATGGAGTTGACCGTGGAACGTCACCGCGGCTATCTGCCAGCTGAAAATCGTGACCCGGTGCCGATTGGCGAAATCCCGGTGGATGCGATCTTCACGCCGGTGCACAAGGTTAACTACGTTGTGGAACACACCCGCATTGGCGGGATGACCGACTTCGACCGGTTGTTGCTTGAAATTTGGACTGATGGCACGGTTAAGCCAGGCGATGCTCTCAGCTATGCCGCGCAAGTGCTGGTTCAATATTCATCGATCATCGCCGATTTCAATCGCTTTGACGATGAACAAGAGCAAGTTGGCGATGCCAATGGTCTGGTTATTCCCAGCGAGATCTACGATATGCCTATCGAAGATCTTGACCTTTCAACCCGCACCTACAACTGTCTCAAGCGTGCCGACATCACCAAGGTTGGGCAAGTGCTGGAGATGGACGAGAAGCAACTGCTGGCTGTGCGGAACTTGGGGCAAAAATCAATGGACGAAATTCGCGAGAAATTAATCGAGCGCAATTTACTGCCAACCTTGCCTTTCAACTCCGCTATTCTGAACACCAATGTCGCTGCCCGTCTGAACGACGGTAGCGCTGAATAG
- the rplQ gene encoding 50S ribosomal protein L17, with protein sequence MRHRKSGKKMGRPTAQRKALYRSLMIAIIEHRGITTTDAKARAVQPEVEKLISLGRFDTPHNRRMALSKLHSKIAMNLLFQVAPAYAERPGGYTRIVKMGFRKGDAAEMARIELV encoded by the coding sequence ATGAGACACCGCAAGTCTGGCAAGAAGATGGGCCGGCCAACGGCTCAGCGCAAAGCCTTATACCGCAGCTTGATGATTGCGATTATTGAGCATCGCGGCATTACAACCACTGATGCCAAGGCCCGCGCAGTTCAACCAGAAGTTGAAAAATTGATTTCATTGGGTCGCTTTGATACTCCCCACAATCGCCGGATGGCGCTTTCGAAGCTGCACAGCAAGATTGCCATGAACCTTTTGTTCCAAGTGGCTCCTGCTTACGCCGAACGCCCAGGTGGTTACACGCGGATTGTCAAGATGGGCTTCCGCAAAGGCGACGCTGCGGAAATGGCTCGGATTGAATTGGTCTAG
- the truA gene encoding tRNA pseudouridine(38-40) synthase TruA, whose translation MSRTLALCFEYLGTAFCGSQWQPGGRAVQTELETAWQRLTSDTGRWIFAGRTDAGVHALAQVAHIVSDTPRSLDTIAKAINAITPPDISVHEAWEMPTGFHARFSARQRTYRYVLDSAPAPSATLSGRVLRLDHQLDWVAMQAALDTLIGTHDFAAFAGAGHEGSTTRTCMLAQLRPAEWLGRPVTVLHLQANAFLKHMVRNIVGTLLMVGDGKLSLEAWQAIIASRDRRNAGPTAPPQGLYLESIGYDPALQPLATSSRWDGTTYFRTYQG comes from the coding sequence ATGAGCCGTACTTTAGCATTGTGTTTTGAATATCTCGGCACTGCTTTTTGCGGCTCGCAATGGCAACCAGGCGGTCGCGCCGTGCAAACGGAGTTAGAAACCGCTTGGCAACGATTAACAAGCGATACTGGGCGTTGGATTTTTGCCGGTCGTACCGATGCAGGAGTTCACGCCCTAGCCCAAGTCGCCCATATCGTGAGCGATACGCCGCGCAGTTTGGATACAATTGCTAAGGCAATCAATGCCATTACGCCGCCCGATATCAGTGTTCACGAAGCATGGGAGATGCCAACCGGCTTTCACGCTCGCTTTAGTGCCCGTCAACGAACATATCGCTATGTTCTCGATAGTGCACCTGCACCTTCAGCTACGCTCTCTGGGCGGGTGCTGCGCCTCGATCATCAACTTGATTGGGTGGCGATGCAGGCGGCCTTGGATACCCTGATTGGCACACACGATTTTGCGGCGTTCGCTGGCGCTGGTCACGAAGGCTCGACAACTCGCACCTGTATGCTGGCGCAATTACGCCCCGCAGAGTGGCTTGGTCGCCCAGTGACTGTCCTGCATTTGCAGGCCAATGCTTTCCTTAAGCATATGGTGCGCAATATCGTTGGTACGTTGCTGATGGTTGGCGATGGCAAGCTTTCATTGGAAGCTTGGCAGGCAATTATTGCTAGTCGCGATCGTCGTAACGCAGGCCCAACCGCGCCCCCACAGGGGTTGTATTTAGAGTCGATTGGCTATGACCCAGCACTTCAGCCATTGGCGACAAGTTCACGCTGGGATGGCACGACCTATTTTCGGACGTATCAAGGCTAA
- the rplM gene encoding 50S ribosomal protein L13, with product MKTYSQKASEIQREWLVVDAQNQVLGRLATQIATLIRGKHKPTYTPSMDGGDFVIVVNAEKIRVTGDKANQKIYYRHSNFPGGLKRTAYKVMMQTHPERIIYFAVKGMLPRNRLSRHIIKKLKVYAGESHPHASQSPKVYAVKG from the coding sequence ATGAAGACTTATAGCCAAAAAGCTTCGGAGATTCAGCGCGAATGGCTGGTCGTCGATGCACAAAATCAGGTGCTTGGTCGGCTCGCGACCCAAATTGCAACCCTGATTCGCGGCAAACACAAGCCAACCTACACGCCAAGCATGGATGGTGGCGATTTTGTGATCGTGGTCAACGCTGAGAAAATTCGCGTTACCGGCGATAAAGCCAACCAAAAAATTTACTATCGCCACTCGAACTTCCCTGGTGGTTTGAAGCGCACCGCTTATAAAGTGATGATGCAAACCCACCCCGAGCGGATCATTTACTTCGCGGTAAAAGGCATGTTGCCACGCAATCGCTTGAGCCGCCATATTATCAAAAAACTGAAGGTGTATGCTGGTGAGAGCCATCCTCATGCATCACAATCACCTAAAGTCTATGCGGTGAAAGGTTAA
- the rpsI gene encoding 30S ribosomal protein S9, whose translation MSEQRYFQGTGRRKTAVARVRLYPGTGEFVVNGRTSEEFFGGRALYQQLIRQPLLAANQLGSFNVLIKVRGGGDTGRAEAVRHGIARALVDADPAFKPIMRAAGLLTRDARKKERKKPGLVKARRAKQYTKR comes from the coding sequence ATGAGTGAACAACGCTATTTCCAAGGCACTGGTCGCCGCAAGACCGCCGTGGCTCGGGTACGCTTGTATCCTGGCACTGGCGAATTTGTGGTCAATGGCCGCACCTCAGAAGAGTTCTTCGGCGGTCGCGCTTTGTATCAACAATTGATTCGCCAACCGTTGTTGGCTGCCAATCAACTTGGCTCGTTCAACGTGTTGATCAAAGTTCGTGGTGGTGGTGATACTGGCCGCGCCGAAGCTGTGCGCCACGGTATTGCTCGCGCATTGGTCGATGCTGATCCAGCATTCAAGCCAATTATGCGGGCTGCTGGCCTCTTGACCCGCGACGCTCGTAAAAAGGAACGTAAGAAACCAGGTTTGGTCAAGGCTCGCCGCGCCAAGCAATACACCAAGCGGTAA